The Ogataea parapolymorpha DL-1 chromosome III, whole genome shotgun sequence nucleotide sequence ATATATTAAACGTCCTAGCGTCCCCTATTGATTTTATCGATATCCTTCTGCGAGAGCACCAATCCATTTCTGGTAGATTTGCCCACAGTATTGATTTTCAGGCCACGATCTCTAATTCTTTTATCCTTCTTAATACCTTTCCCGATTCTTGTGCTGATAGAGGTGACCCCACGATCACCCAACTGTCTGaactcttctttctttttctttgctAGCACTATACCAGCATCTTTCGCCTCACGCTCATATTTTTCGACCTTCCGCAAGTGTGCTTTGATCATTCCCTTTCGCATCTCCATCGgcattttttcaagcttcttCCTACCATTTCCATTAACCTCTGCCACTTTTTGGATTCGACTGTTTAGAGCTTTTACGCGGGCGTTCCCCACTGGGTTCTCATGGTCCAGCGTCTGAAGTGTAAGATCCGCTCCCGAGTATATACTCCCTCTTGTGTCTGCAAGTATATGTGATTCGCTCAACAATCTCTCCAGTGCAATATCATTCTTTATGTCCTCTTCATCGTTTTTAGACTTGGACCCCTTGAGAAGCTGTTCctcttgagcttttttcTTGCGTTTCAGTTCTTCAAGTGTAATCGGCCTACCACTTTTCAAGACTTTCTTGTCTTCTTTGGTCGGTT carries:
- a CDS encoding putative pre-rRNA processing protein, whose translation is MAPLVVKFEDKYTPTKSQPTKEDKKVLKSGRPITLEELKRKKKAQEEQLLKGSKSKNDEEDIKNDIALERLLSESHILADTRGSIYSGADLTLQTLDHENPVGNARVKALNSRIQKVAEVNGNGRKKLEKMPMEMRKGMIKAHLRKVEKYEREAKDAGIVLAKKKKEEFRQLGDRGVTSISTRIGKGIKKDKRIRDRGLKINTVGKSTRNGLVLSQKDIDKINRGR